GCCCGGTGCCCATGCAAATGGAACCTGAGAGCGCGGAGCAGACGGCTGGTTGTTCCCTTCCATTGAGAAGGCAAACATCGTGTCTTTATCCTGCGGCTGACGCGGTTCATGCACGCTGATATTGGCGCGCATCGCAGTACGGCCACTGTAACGGTGTGGCTCACGGGCCAGTTTCTGACCGCGAATACGGAAGCTTGCATCTGGTGCAGCTTCTTTAATGCCAGCCAACTGAGGTAGTTTTTCCACAACCGCATCGATAACGTGGTCAAGCTGCGTCCAGTCCACTTCGCGGCTCTGAACGGTGCTGTGCAGCGAGTGCAGCCAGCGCCAGCTTTCCAGCATCACGATGTTGCTGTCGTAATATGACGGGTCATAAACCTGGAAGAAACGCTGTGCGCGGCCTTCGTTGTTGATGACCGTACCATCGCTTTCAGCAAAGCTTGCCGCAGACAGCACGAGGTGTGCTTTGTCCATAATCGCCGTACGCTGATGGTCGATAACCATCACCAGCGGCGCTTTGGAGAGTGCAGCATCAACGCGTGCAGCAGAGGCATGACGATGCAGGTCGTTCTCAAGCACGATGACGCCATCAGCGGCACCGGTTTCGAGTTCGCTAAGGGCCTCTTCCAGAGAACCGCCGCCGATCATACCCAGACCCATGCTGTTGACCGCGCGAGCAATCATGGTCACGCCAACGTCAGCACCACGGCCTTTCAGGGCTTTCGCAACGTTTGCTGCAGCCTGTATCACGTCAGCACTCCCGGCGTTGGTACCGGAAATAATCAGTGGTTTCTTCGCACCCGCCAGCGCCTGCACGATCACGTCGATCTTGTTCTGCAAATCGCGATCCAGACCGTCAACGGCCGGCGCGCTGTTATCCAACGCATGTGCGATTGCAAAGCCAAGACGCGCCTGATCTTCAACCGGCGCGCGATAGGTCCACGCAGCGATATCGTCAAGACGCGTGCTGTCGACGTTGGTGACAAACAGCGGATGTTTCGCGCGCTGGCCGATGTTCATGATCGCAGCAATCTGCCAGTCAGCCACTTTCTGGGCTGCTGCCATTTCACGTGCTTTACCTTTCACTGCCTGACGAACCGCTAAAGCAACGCGCGCGCCCGTTTGCGTCAGATCTTCACCCAGCACCAGCACGGCATCGTAGGATTCGATTTCGCGCAGCGCAGGGGTACGAATACCGCCTTCACGTAGGACTTTTAGCACCAGTTGCAGACGTTCTTGCTCACCGTTAGCAATGCCGGTGTAGAAGTTTTCTGCACCCACCAGCTCACGCAGCGCAAAGTTACTTTCAACGCTGGCACGTGGAGAACCGATACCGATCACTTTCTTAGACTGACGCAGAATGTCTGCCGCGCCCTGCATTGCCTGTTCGGCGTTCAGGGTGATCACATCGTCGCCACGGCGTTGAACCGGCTGACGTGGACGGTCTTTCAGGTTCACATAGCCATAGCCGAAACGACCACGGTCGCACAGGAAGTAGTGGTTAACGGTACCGTTGTAACGGTTTTCGATACGACGCAGTTCACCGTAACGCTCGCCCGGGCTGGTGTTACAGCCAAGGGAACATTGCTGGCAGATGCTTGGTGCAAACTGCATGTCCCACTTACGGTTGTAGCGCTCGGAGTGTGTTTTATCAGTGAACACGCCGGTCGGGCAGATTTCTACCAGGTTACCGGAGAATTCGCTTTCAAGCGTACCGTCTTCCGGACGACCAAAATAGACGTTGTCATGTGCGCCATAGACGCCCAGATCTTCGCCATCTGCGTAATCTTTGTAGTAACGCACGCAGCGGTAACAGGCGATACAGCGGTTCATTTCGTGAGAGATGAACGGCCCCAAATCCTGATTACGGTGGGTACGTTTGGTAAAACGATAGCGACGGAAACTATGACCCGTCATCACGGTCATATCCTGAAGGTGGCAGTTACCGCCCTCTTCGCAGACCGGACAGTCGTGCGGGTGGTTGGTCATTAACCATTCCACCACGCTTTCACGGAACTGTTTCGCTTCTGCGTCGTCGATAGAAATAAAGGTGCCTTCGGTTGCTGGTGTCATACAGGACATCACCAGGCGACCACGCGTGTCTTCCGCGTTTTGATATTGCTTCACCGCACACTGGCGGCAAGCACCGACGCTTCCCAGCGCCGGATGCCAGCAAAAATACGGAATATCAAGGCCAAGAGACAGACAAGCTTCTAGCAGGTTGTCCGCCCCGTTGACTTCGTATTCTTTGCCGTCTACATGAATCGTAGCCATTAGCATGCTTCCAGTTGGCTCGAATAAATCCGAGCGTTAATCAAAATTCAATATCGCTACCAGCGCGCTTTTAGCAGGTTCGGCTGAATCCCGTTTATTGCATGGGTATTGCTGAACTGCTGCTTGATGCCTGCTTCGAATTCTTCGCGGAAATATTTAATCGCGCTTTGCAGAGGCTCAACGGCGCC
This sequence is a window from Enterobacter sp. 638. Protein-coding genes within it:
- the nuoG gene encoding NADH-quinone oxidoreductase subunit NuoG — protein: MATIHVDGKEYEVNGADNLLEACLSLGLDIPYFCWHPALGSVGACRQCAVKQYQNAEDTRGRLVMSCMTPATEGTFISIDDAEAKQFRESVVEWLMTNHPHDCPVCEEGGNCHLQDMTVMTGHSFRRYRFTKRTHRNQDLGPFISHEMNRCIACYRCVRYYKDYADGEDLGVYGAHDNVYFGRPEDGTLESEFSGNLVEICPTGVFTDKTHSERYNRKWDMQFAPSICQQCSLGCNTSPGERYGELRRIENRYNGTVNHYFLCDRGRFGYGYVNLKDRPRQPVQRRGDDVITLNAEQAMQGAADILRQSKKVIGIGSPRASVESNFALRELVGAENFYTGIANGEQERLQLVLKVLREGGIRTPALREIESYDAVLVLGEDLTQTGARVALAVRQAVKGKAREMAAAQKVADWQIAAIMNIGQRAKHPLFVTNVDSTRLDDIAAWTYRAPVEDQARLGFAIAHALDNSAPAVDGLDRDLQNKIDVIVQALAGAKKPLIISGTNAGSADVIQAAANVAKALKGRGADVGVTMIARAVNSMGLGMIGGGSLEEALSELETGAADGVIVLENDLHRHASAARVDAALSKAPLVMVIDHQRTAIMDKAHLVLSAASFAESDGTVINNEGRAQRFFQVYDPSYYDSNIVMLESWRWLHSLHSTVQSREVDWTQLDHVIDAVVEKLPQLAGIKEAAPDASFRIRGQKLAREPHRYSGRTAMRANISVHEPRQPQDKDTMFAFSMEGNNQPSAPRSQVPFAWAPGWNSPQAWNKFQSEVGGSLRHGDPGVRLIEASETGLDYYTTVPASFEAQEGNWRIAPYYHLFGSDEMSQRSPVFQTRMPQPYIKLNPADAAKLGVNAGSQISFSYEGQTISLPLIIAEGLTAGQVGLPMGLPGIAPVLAGARLDNLQEAQA